A genomic window from Salvia splendens isolate huo1 chromosome 11, SspV2, whole genome shotgun sequence includes:
- the LOC121755457 gene encoding adagio protein 3-like isoform X1, translating to MIMEDSEEEKERDRMFRKRLKWGDEADYMDHDAGPDVFPADRLFYSPELAPTSIIVSDVMEPDFPVIYVNTVFEFSTGFRADEVLGRNCRFLQFRDPRAKRRHPLVDPVVVSEMRRCLEEGIEFHGELLNFRKDGTPLINSLRLMPIQSDDGVVTHVIGIQIFTEAKIDLNNVSYPVFKETYQHQRDSKLVEPFQEGGGTLHSQQQQQQEVCVLLQLSDEVIAQNILSRLTPRDVASIGSVCRRIRQLTKNEHVRKMVCQNAWGIDVTGALELITKKLGWGRLARELTTLEAISWKKFTVGGGVEPSRCNFSACAVGNRLVLFGGEGVNMQPMDDTFVLNLDVKNPEWRRVSVKCSPPGRWGHTLSSLNGSWLVVFGGCGRQGLLNDVFVLDLDAKQPTWKEVSGGTPPLPRSWHSSCTLEGSKLVVSGGCTDAGVLLSDMFLLDLNMDKPMWKEIPSSWTPSSRLGHSLSVYGRTKILMFGGLAKTGHLQLRSGDAYSIDLEKEKPEWRQLECGTDVGGQNAVVPPPRLDHVAVTMPCGRIIVFGGSIAGLHSPSQLFLLDPSEEKPSWRTLNVPGQPPKFAWGHSTCVVGGTRVLVLGGHNGEEWVLNELHELCLATRQDSP from the exons ATGATAATGGAAGATAGCGAGGAAGAGAAGGAACGCGACCGCATGTTTCGGAAGCGCCTCAAGTGGGGCGACGAAGCCGATTACATGGACCACGACGCCGGACCCGATGTTTTCCCTGCTGACCGGTTATTTTACTCACCGGAGCTTGCGCCGACCTCGATCATTGTCTCTGATGTCATGGAGCCGGACTTCCCGGTCATATATGTCAACACCGTCTTCGAATTCTCCACTGGATTTCGCGCCGACGAAGTCCTCGGTCGCAACTG CCGCTTCCTGCAATTTAGAGACCCACGCGCCAAGAGACGACACCCCTTGGTTGATCCCGTGGTTGTCTCGGAGATGAGAAGATGTCTTGAGGAAGGTATTGAATTTCACGGAGAGCTGCTTAACTTCAGGAAAGACGGTACTCCTTTAATCAACAGCCTGAGACTAATGCCAATTCAGAGCGATGATGGTGTGGTCACACATGTTATTGGGATTCAGATATTTACGGAAGCAAAGATAGACTTGAATAATGTATCATATCCCGTGTTCAAAGAGACATATCAGCACCAAAGGGACAGCAAGTTAGTGGAACCCTTTCAAGAGGGTGGAGGTACACTACACAGCCAACAACAACAACAGCAAGAAGTATGTGTGCTTCTGCAGCTGTCTGATGAAGTTATAGCTCAAAATATTCTGTCACGATTGACACCCAGAGATGTTGCTTCGATTGGGTCTGTCTGCAGAAGGATCCGGCAGTTAACCAAGAATGAACATGTAAGGAAAATGGTATGTCAAAATGCATGGGGAATAGATGTCACAGGTGCACTGGAGTTGATAACTAAGAAGTTAGGATGGGGGCGTTTGGCGAGGGAACTTACGACTCTAGAAGCAATTTCTTGGAAGAAGTTCACTGTAGGAGGTGGAGTGGAGCCGTCGCGTTGCAATTTTAGTGCATGTGCTGTTGGTAATAGGCTGGTTTTGTTTGGGGGGGAGGGAGTGAATATGCAGCCAATGGATGACACGTTTGTGCTTAACCTCGATGTCAAAAATCCAGAATGGCGTAGGGTAAGTGTTAAGTGTTCTCCTCCAGGGCGTTGGGGTCATACGCTCTCTAGCCTGAATGGCTCATGGTTGGTAGTTTTTGGTGGTTGCGGAAGACAGGGATTGCTTAATGATGTATTTGTTCTCGACTTGGACGCTAAGCAGCCAACGTGGAAAGAAGTCTCTGGCGGAACTCCTCCACTGCCTAGATCCTGGCATAGTTCTTGCACACTAGAGGGCTCTAAGTTGGTCGTCTCAGGTGGATGCACCGACGCAGGAGTACTTCTAAGCGACATGTTTCTGTTGGATCTGAACATGGACAAGCCAATGTGGAAAGAGATCCCGTCTTCCTGGACCCCATCATCTAGATTAGGCCACTCGCTCTCTGTGTATGGACGGACAAAGATATTGATGTTCGGTGGCCTAGCAAAGACGGGGCACTTGCAGCTGCGGTCAGGGGACGCATACAGCATCGATCTGGAGAAGGAGAAGCCAGAGTGGAGGCAGCTTGAATGCGGCACAGATGTTGGAGGACAGAATGCAGTGGTTCCACCTCCACGACTCGACCATGTCGCTGTAACGATGCCCTGTGGACGGATCATAGTATTTGGCGGGTCAATAGCAGGCCTTCATTCTCCATCTCAGCTGTTTTTGCTGGATCCGTCTGAAGAAAAACCGTCGTGGAGGACTTTGAACGTACCAGGGCAGCCGCCAAAGTTCGCATGGGGGCACAGCACTTGCGTTGTTGGGGGAACCCGAGTTTTGGTCCTTGGAGGTCACAACGGGGAGGAATGGGTTCTAAATGAATTGCATGAATTATGCTTAGCTACGAGGCAGGATTCTCCATGA
- the LOC121755457 gene encoding adagio protein 3-like isoform X2 has product MRRCLEEGIEFHGELLNFRKDGTPLINSLRLMPIQSDDGVVTHVIGIQIFTEAKIDLNNVSYPVFKETYQHQRDSKLVEPFQEGGGTLHSQQQQQQEVCVLLQLSDEVIAQNILSRLTPRDVASIGSVCRRIRQLTKNEHVRKMVCQNAWGIDVTGALELITKKLGWGRLARELTTLEAISWKKFTVGGGVEPSRCNFSACAVGNRLVLFGGEGVNMQPMDDTFVLNLDVKNPEWRRVSVKCSPPGRWGHTLSSLNGSWLVVFGGCGRQGLLNDVFVLDLDAKQPTWKEVSGGTPPLPRSWHSSCTLEGSKLVVSGGCTDAGVLLSDMFLLDLNMDKPMWKEIPSSWTPSSRLGHSLSVYGRTKILMFGGLAKTGHLQLRSGDAYSIDLEKEKPEWRQLECGTDVGGQNAVVPPPRLDHVAVTMPCGRIIVFGGSIAGLHSPSQLFLLDPSEEKPSWRTLNVPGQPPKFAWGHSTCVVGGTRVLVLGGHNGEEWVLNELHELCLATRQDSP; this is encoded by the coding sequence ATGAGAAGATGTCTTGAGGAAGGTATTGAATTTCACGGAGAGCTGCTTAACTTCAGGAAAGACGGTACTCCTTTAATCAACAGCCTGAGACTAATGCCAATTCAGAGCGATGATGGTGTGGTCACACATGTTATTGGGATTCAGATATTTACGGAAGCAAAGATAGACTTGAATAATGTATCATATCCCGTGTTCAAAGAGACATATCAGCACCAAAGGGACAGCAAGTTAGTGGAACCCTTTCAAGAGGGTGGAGGTACACTACACAGCCAACAACAACAACAGCAAGAAGTATGTGTGCTTCTGCAGCTGTCTGATGAAGTTATAGCTCAAAATATTCTGTCACGATTGACACCCAGAGATGTTGCTTCGATTGGGTCTGTCTGCAGAAGGATCCGGCAGTTAACCAAGAATGAACATGTAAGGAAAATGGTATGTCAAAATGCATGGGGAATAGATGTCACAGGTGCACTGGAGTTGATAACTAAGAAGTTAGGATGGGGGCGTTTGGCGAGGGAACTTACGACTCTAGAAGCAATTTCTTGGAAGAAGTTCACTGTAGGAGGTGGAGTGGAGCCGTCGCGTTGCAATTTTAGTGCATGTGCTGTTGGTAATAGGCTGGTTTTGTTTGGGGGGGAGGGAGTGAATATGCAGCCAATGGATGACACGTTTGTGCTTAACCTCGATGTCAAAAATCCAGAATGGCGTAGGGTAAGTGTTAAGTGTTCTCCTCCAGGGCGTTGGGGTCATACGCTCTCTAGCCTGAATGGCTCATGGTTGGTAGTTTTTGGTGGTTGCGGAAGACAGGGATTGCTTAATGATGTATTTGTTCTCGACTTGGACGCTAAGCAGCCAACGTGGAAAGAAGTCTCTGGCGGAACTCCTCCACTGCCTAGATCCTGGCATAGTTCTTGCACACTAGAGGGCTCTAAGTTGGTCGTCTCAGGTGGATGCACCGACGCAGGAGTACTTCTAAGCGACATGTTTCTGTTGGATCTGAACATGGACAAGCCAATGTGGAAAGAGATCCCGTCTTCCTGGACCCCATCATCTAGATTAGGCCACTCGCTCTCTGTGTATGGACGGACAAAGATATTGATGTTCGGTGGCCTAGCAAAGACGGGGCACTTGCAGCTGCGGTCAGGGGACGCATACAGCATCGATCTGGAGAAGGAGAAGCCAGAGTGGAGGCAGCTTGAATGCGGCACAGATGTTGGAGGACAGAATGCAGTGGTTCCACCTCCACGACTCGACCATGTCGCTGTAACGATGCCCTGTGGACGGATCATAGTATTTGGCGGGTCAATAGCAGGCCTTCATTCTCCATCTCAGCTGTTTTTGCTGGATCCGTCTGAAGAAAAACCGTCGTGGAGGACTTTGAACGTACCAGGGCAGCCGCCAAAGTTCGCATGGGGGCACAGCACTTGCGTTGTTGGGGGAACCCGAGTTTTGGTCCTTGGAGGTCACAACGGGGAGGAATGGGTTCTAAATGAATTGCATGAATTATGCTTAGCTACGAGGCAGGATTCTCCATGA
- the LOC121755398 gene encoding uncharacterized protein LOC121755398 yields the protein MADNKEEKPYVEDSRLRMSKQVTLAVKLNGHNYPLWHKLMRIAIGGRRANRYITGVPEPPLPGAKDYAEWEETDMIVFSWIVDNIETDIVVDFAHHQTAQALWESLFVTFASTYDPYLLYDLEEKASKIVQGEQGLETYWRRLHGMWIEIDRCENRPIDCCDKGVGQFRTYIGTRRLFKFLTGLNEKFDGIRRDILKEQPLLSAEVAYGRVKREATRLKIMPPAANSDLPIGATNGDSSSGRVGLGFAARNLPQQRHNQSPPPRATGPNRKTGFKPDKSKLWCSHCGKQKHTRESCFLLVGFPDWWDENQKAKARLAIGMEEGGSGGLFPVGGGNREATNPRGRNGDGDSRTGGGGKRGEADVIREAAFAERRGAVGIGGYQDEEDNWAWH from the exons ATGGCAGACAACAAAGAAGAGAAGCCATATGTAGAGGATTCGAGATTAAGGATGAGTAAACAAGTTACTCTGGCAGTCAAGCTCAATGGACACAACTATCCTCTCTGGCACAAACTGATGAGGATAGCCATCGGAGGAAGACGGGCAAACCGATACATCACGGGCGTACCAGAACCACCACTACCGGGGGCAAAAGACTATGCCGAATGGGAGGAGACCGACATGATAGTATTCTCGTGGATAGTCGACAATATCGAAACTGATATTGTTGTGGATTTTGCGCACCACCAAACCGCACAAGCTCTGTGGGAGAGCTTGTTCGTCACCTTCGCAAGCACTTACGATCCGTACCTGTTGTATGATTTGGAGGAAAAGGCGAGTAAGATAGTGCAAGGAGAACAAGGACTCGAGACTTACTGGCGGCGTCTCCATGGAATGTGGATCGAGATAGATCGATGCGAAAATCGACCAATCGATTGTTGCGACAAAGGGGTCGGACAGTTTCGAACATACATCGGGACAAGGCGATTGTTCAAATTTCTCACCGGATTGAACGAAAAATTCGATGGAATCCGGCGAGATATCCTCAAAGAACAGCCGCTGCTCTCAGCCGAAGTTGCGTACGGTAGGGTGAAACGAGAGGCTACCCGGCTCAAAATAATGCCGCCGGCAGCAAACTCGGACCTCCCAATCGGCGCGACGAACGGCGATTCATCATCGGGCAGAGTAGGACTCGGTTTCGCTGCCCGGAATCTACCTCAGCAACGACACAATCAATCGCCACCACCACGCGCCACCGGACCCAACCGCAAGACAGGATTTAAACCGGACAAATCGAAATTGTGGTGTTCTCACTGTGGGAAGCAGAAGCATACCAGAGAATCGTGCTTCCTCTTGGTCGGATTTCCCGATTGGTGGGACGAAAACCAAAAGGCGAAAGCCCGATTAGCGATCGGGATGGAGGAAGGCGGAAGCGGTGGACTATTTCCAGTCGGAGGGGGCAACCGCGAGGCCACCAACCCTCGGGGGAGGAACGGAGATGGAGATTCCCGAACCGGCGGGGGCGGCAAGCGTGGGGAGGCGGACGTGATCAGAGAAGCAGCGTTCGCCGAGAGGAGAGGAGCTGTCGGGATAGGAG gatatcaggacgaggaggataattgggcgtggcactga
- the LOC121755399 gene encoding uncharacterized protein LOC121755399: MLKQLGKWTSNSMPLFPHPNTFSYTQTAPSYSSPVSNIPLKIRIKRANETLHRARRRVIYEDEDYGYNEELAMLESYTQLVKDEILLVQAMVDDEQVEVLIYKGFSSCLNYGTSSDPSRSVLPAKARVRSIDRARGPFDPSNIEYIERAIPFPQFQTRLHNQK; this comes from the exons ATGTTAAAGCAATTGGGTAAATGGACCTCAAATTCCATGCCACTCTTCCCTCATCCCAACACATTTTCGTACACCCAAACAGCCCCCTCCTACTCCTCTCCCGTCTCCAATATTCCCCTGAAAATCCGAATCAAACGAGCTAACGAAACTCTACATCGTGCAAGGAGAAGAGTAATATATGAGGACGAGGATTATGGATATAACGAAGAGTTAGCGATGCTCGAATCTTACACTCAATTGGTGAAAGATGAGATCCTTTTGGTACAAGCAATGGTGGATGATGAACAAGTTGAAGTTCTCATCTACAAG GGATTTTCGTCGTGTCTGAATTATGGAACCTCTTCAGATCCTTCAAGAAGTGTGTTGCCAGCAAAGGCAAGGGTGAGAAGCATAGATAGAGCTAGAGGGCCGTTTGATCCTTCTAATATTGAGTATATTGAGCGAGCCATCCCTTTTCCTCAATTTCAAACTCGTCTCCACAACCAAAAGTGA
- the LOC121753964 gene encoding two-component response regulator ORR21, with the protein MASTSGGKLEVSQQFPVGLRVLVVDDDVICLRVVEQMLRKCMYNVTSCSQATVALNLLRERKGSFDVVLSDVHMPDMDGFKLLELVGLEIGLPVIMMSADGRTNLVMRGVRHGACDYLIKPIRDEELKNIWQHVVRKKQYEMREHDHSCSVEDHDRRKRGIEDNEYASSLNEGADVDEVNKMQKKRRDSKDEDDETDNDDPTTSKKARVVWSVELHQQFVTAVNQLGIDKAVPKRILELMNVPGLTRENVASHLQKFRLYLKRLSGVVHQQVGLASSYCGPVEQNLKLASLGRIEFQALAASGQLPPPTLAALHAEISRPTGNLILPGVDQRTLLHASLQGSKCVSVDRVAYAQPLIKCSPNISKQSSQPLRSNGDVHPEFAAWSSKILGDLVPACNLGTVTETDGLLTFVQQQQKQSMMPEPSRSINVKPSCLVVPSQSSQNHQAGNSPASVNQNCSFRNSAVDHNNPLISSGIGQVLEVECKAVSVPRDAASVSSTSSCSRNIQESSCQRVQSSASTINAVVHQGSYGKLLLVEGPAGNHVYTGRGTSIPSRFAVNEQELPMRNLSQVRSFESSSNKVKQEPNMDLVGSVKLGTPVKQLFSQNDLMSIFSD; encoded by the exons ATGGCGAGCACGAGCGGTGGAAAATTGGAGGTGTCGCAGCAATTCCCGGTGGGGCTGAGGGTTTTAGTAGTGGATGATGACGTCATCTGCCTCCGCGTTGTGGAGCAAATGCTTCGCAAGTGCATGTATAATG TTACCAGTTGTTCGCAGGCTACAGTTGCTCTGAACTTATTGAGGGAAAGGAAAGGCTCTTTTGATGTAGTTCTGAGTGATGTTCACATGCCGGATATGGATGGCTTCAAGCTTCTTGAGCTAGTTGGACTGGAAATTGGCCTTCCTGTGATAA TGATGTCGGCGGATGGAAGGACTAATCTGGTCATGCGTGGAGTAAGGCACGGAGCTTGTGATTACTTAATTAAGCCTATCAGGGACGAAGAGTTAAAGAATATTTGGCAGCATGTTGTTAGGAAAAAACAGTATGAAATGAGAGAACATGATCATTCGTGTAGCGTGGAAGACCATGATCGTCGAAAACGAGGGATTGAGGATAATGAATATGCTTCTTCTTTGAATGAAGGGGCAGACGTTGACGAGGTTAATAAAATGCAAAAGAAAAGGAGAGACTCgaaagatgaagatgatgaaaCGGATAACGATGACCCTACCACGTCAAAGAAGGCTCGTGTGGTTTGGTCAGTAGAGCTCCATCAGCAATTCGTCACTGCTGTAAATCAGCTCGGGATTGATA AGGCTGTACCCAAGAGAATTCTTGAATTGATGAATGTCCCTGGGTTGACAAGGGAGAATGTTGCTAGTCATTTACAG AAATTTAGACTATACTTAAAGAGGTTGAGTGGGGTAGTTCATCAACAGGTTGGTCTTGCTTCTTCTTATTGTGGGCCAGTGGAGCAGAATCTGAAACTAGCTTCACTTGGAAGGATTGAGTTTCAAGCATTGGCAGCTTCTGGCCAACTTCCTCCACCGACATTAGCAGCTCTACACGCTGAGATTTCTCGACCCACAGGGAACTTAATCTTGCCAGGGGTGGATCAGAGAACTTTGCTGCATGCATCTCTTCAAGGGTCTAAATGTGTTTCTGTGGATCGGGTTGCTTATGCCCAGCCTCTGATAAAATGTTCACCCAACATTTCCAAACAAAGTTCTCAGCCTCTTAGGTCCAATGGCGACGTACACCCCGAATTTGCAGCCTGGTCGTCGAAAATCCTTGGTGATTTGGTACCAGCCTGTAACCTTGGCACTGTCACAGAAACGGACGGTTTGCTAACCTTTGTACAGCAACAGCAGAAGCAATCTATGATGCCAGAGCCAAGTCGTTCAATCAATGTGAAACCTTCTTGCTTAGTAGTTCCATCTCAGTCTTCACAAAATCATCAAGCAGGAAATAGCCCTGCTTCTGTCAATCAAAATTGCAGCTTTAGAAATTCTGCAGTGGATCATAATAACCCCTTGATCTCGTCAGGTATTGGACAAGTCTTGGAAGTGGAATGTAAAGCAGTGAGTGTGCCTAGGGATGCAGCTTCTGTTTCATCTACATCATCTTGCTCAAGAAATATACAAGAAAGTTCTTGTCAAAGAGTTCAGAGCTCAGCCTCTACAATCAACGCAGTCGTGCATCAAGGTTCTTATGGTAAGCTGCTTTTGGTGGAAGGACCAGCAGGGAATCATGTATACACAGGTAGAGGAACGTCCATACCTAGCCGCTTTGCTGTCAATGAACAGGAATTGCCAATGCGCAACCTAAGTCAAGTGAGATCTTTTGAGAGCAGTAGCAACAAAGTGAAGCAAGAGCCAAATATGGATCTGGTGGGAAGTGTAAAATTGGGGACTCCAGTAAAGCAGCTCTTTTCCCAAAATGAtctgatgagtattttctctgACTAG